In Beggiatoa leptomitoformis, the genomic window ATAATCCCAGATTCCTTGCGGGGTTTTGATGGCGGTGAGTTTGTAAACGCCACCGAGTGCGGGTTCGTCGTAGCTGGTCACTAGTTTTGTACCAACTCCCCATGCGTTGATTGCCGCGCCGCGATTTTTTAGGTCTTGAATGGTGTATTCGTCTAGGTCGTTGCTTGCCACAATGAGTGCATCGGGAAAGCCTGCTTGGTCAAGTAAACGGCGGGCATGTTGGCTTAGGCTGAGTAAATCACCTGAATCAAGGCGAATACCTGCCATTTCATGTCCTTGTTGGCGTAATTTTATGCCAATTTGGATGGCATTTTGTACTCCTTGTAGGGTGTCGTAGGTGTCGACGAGAAAAATGCAGTTGTTAGGTAACACATCGGCGTAGGTTTGAAAGGCTTCTAGTTCTTCAGGAAATACCATTACCCAACTGTGGGCATGTGTGCCTTTAACGGGAATATTGTAGAGTTTTCCTGCTAATACGTTGGATGTGCCAACACATCCGCCAATATAGGCAGCACGGCTGGCACTGATACCGCCGTCAATGCCTTGTGCGCGACGTAAACCGAATTCTAGCACTATATCGCCTGCTGCTGCTTGGCAGACCCGCGCGGCTTTGGTTGCAATCAGTGTTTGATAGTTGACAATGGTTAGTAGTGCTGTTTCTAGCAGTTGGCATTGAATCAGTGAACCTTGTACGCGCAATAGGGGTTGATGGGGAAAAACGAGTGTCCCTTCAGGAATTGCATCAATGTTGCAGGTAAAACGTAGTTGGTGTAAGTAGTCTAAAAAATCTTTTTCAAATAGGGGTTTGCCGTCATTACCTGTAATGCTTGCAAGGTAGGTAATATCATCTGCGGTAAAGTGTAGTTGTTCAATCAATTCTAGCGCGTTGTTTAAGCCTGCACTAACGGTGTAGCCCCCTTGATAGGGTGGTTTACGAAAGAATAGGCTAAAAACAACTTCTTGGTCTTGTCGCCCCGTTTTCCAATAGCCATACGCCATGGTTAATTGGTATAAGTCTGTGAGTAAGGCTAGCGAGTGTCCATAGAGTTGTTGCAGATGATTCATAGTATTACCTGTGGTGATTAGAACTTACACAATGTTGATAGTTCCTATCTTTAGTAAAGGCGATGAGTACTATACGGCTTTTCCCCAATCCAGTTTCTCACGTAATGTTGAATAGTGGTCATGCCCTTGTGGGTGAATCAGGCGGATTGATTGGCGTTTTTCAATGACAATTAAATCACCAGGAATAACTTGTTGACATAATACGCCGTCGCAAGAAAGTTGGGCTTGTCCTGTTTGATTGTCTGCAATGGTAATCGCGATACAACTATCGCCATCAATTACTAGGGGGCGATTGCTCAGGGTATGCGGGCAAATAGACACGAGTAGTAGTGCGTTTAAAGAAGGATGAACAATAGGTCCTCCGCCCGATAGTGCATAAGCCGTTGAGCCTGTTGGGGTGGAAA contains:
- a CDS encoding nicotinate phosphoribosyltransferase, yielding MNHLQQLYGHSLALLTDLYQLTMAYGYWKTGRQDQEVVFSLFFRKPPYQGGYTVSAGLNNALELIEQLHFTADDITYLASITGNDGKPLFEKDFLDYLHQLRFTCNIDAIPEGTLVFPHQPLLRVQGSLIQCQLLETALLTIVNYQTLIATKAARVCQAAAGDIVLEFGLRRAQGIDGGISASRAAYIGGCVGTSNVLAGKLYNIPVKGTHAHSWVMVFPEELEAFQTYADVLPNNCIFLVDTYDTLQGVQNAIQIGIKLRQQGHEMAGIRLDSGDLLSLSQHARRLLDQAGFPDALIVASNDLDEYTIQDLKNRGAAINAWGVGTKLVTSYDEPALGGVYKLTAIKTPQGIWDYRIKVSEQTIKTTNPAILQVRRFYNDQGFFLGDMLYDILQPPTQTPVLVNINDTQKLLKISPEVAYEDLLVPVMRHGKATITDNTLEQIRQHLQQQLQRYPENFKRLNNPDSYPVSLEGGVFLLKEHLINQIKQSKTRYQM